In the Candidatus Poribacteria bacterium genome, one interval contains:
- a CDS encoding malate synthase G, producing the protein MGNRIEIGNLRIDENLYALVRHEIAPGTGVEADAFWKAFGDIVAAFAPENKALLEKRDRLQRQIDEWHLARKDEPLDGAAYSAFLTDIGYLLPEGRDFTVITEDVDLEISLISGPQLVVPTDNARYALNAANARWGSLYDALYGTDVIDESDGATIGTTYNPIRGAKVIAYTENFLDEMTGLETGSFADVTEFSLKTVRDEQQLRTTLSDGSEVGLADPTKFVGFTQNDGELRAVLLRNHGLHIEIQIDRGHPVGKAHPAGVVDVILESAITTIQDCEDSVAAVDAADKVRVYSNWNGIMKGTLETTFEKSGEMLTRRLAPDKTFTAPDGSTLTVPGRSLLLIRNVGLHMYTDAVTTADGEEIPEGILDAMVTSFAAMHDLQGKSLHTNSKTGSIYIVKPKFHGPEEVDMTIRMFEWIESALGLPTNTIKIGIMDEERRTTVNLKEAIRVAQERLVFINTGFLDRTGDEIHTSMEAGPMIPKMDIRDEPWMLAYEDWNVDIGIETALLGTAQIGKGMWTKPDQMAEMVETKMNHPLAGATTAWVPSPTAATLHAMHYHRVDVANWIKELSARQRASLADLLTPPLLKDRELQSDEIQRELDNNAQGILGYVVRWVDQGIGCSKIPDINNVGLMEDRATLRISSQHIANWLHHGVVTEEQVTETFQRMAKIVDEQNAGDPDYRDMSPNYDQSVAFQAALDLVFKGCEVANGYTEFVLHPRRREVKAGG; encoded by the coding sequence ATGGGAAACCGGATTGAAATCGGGAATCTCAGGATAGATGAAAATTTGTACGCACTGGTAAGACATGAGATTGCACCCGGCACGGGGGTAGAGGCGGATGCGTTCTGGAAAGCGTTCGGTGACATCGTTGCGGCGTTCGCACCCGAGAACAAGGCACTCTTAGAGAAACGGGATAGACTCCAACGGCAGATCGACGAGTGGCATCTGGCGCGCAAAGATGAACCGTTGGACGGTGCGGCGTATTCGGCGTTTCTGACCGACATAGGCTATCTGCTCCCTGAGGGACGGGATTTTACTGTGATTACCGAAGACGTTGACCTGGAGATTTCGCTCATCTCAGGTCCGCAGTTGGTTGTCCCGACCGATAACGCCCGTTATGCCCTAAACGCCGCGAACGCGCGTTGGGGAAGCCTCTACGATGCACTCTACGGCACCGATGTCATCGATGAATCGGATGGGGCTACAATAGGCACAACCTATAACCCGATCCGAGGCGCGAAAGTCATCGCGTACACCGAGAATTTTTTAGATGAAATGACCGGACTTGAAACCGGGAGTTTCGCTGACGTTACGGAATTTTCCCTGAAAACCGTTCGTGACGAACAGCAGTTACGCACAACCCTCAGCGATGGCAGCGAGGTCGGCTTAGCGGATCCGACCAAATTTGTGGGGTTTACGCAAAACGATGGTGAACTCCGTGCGGTTCTGTTGCGAAATCACGGGTTGCATATTGAAATACAGATAGACCGAGGGCATCCCGTTGGGAAGGCACACCCCGCAGGCGTTGTAGATGTTATCCTGGAGTCGGCAATCACGACAATCCAAGATTGCGAAGATTCCGTCGCCGCGGTGGATGCAGCGGACAAGGTGCGCGTCTATAGCAACTGGAACGGTATCATGAAGGGGACGCTGGAAACAACGTTCGAGAAAAGTGGCGAGATGCTGACCCGTCGCCTCGCACCGGATAAGACGTTTACCGCACCCGATGGCAGTACGTTGACGGTACCCGGTAGAAGCCTCCTTCTGATTCGGAATGTTGGGCTCCACATGTACACGGATGCCGTCACGACAGCAGACGGTGAGGAGATCCCGGAAGGCATTCTGGATGCCATGGTAACGAGTTTCGCCGCAATGCATGACCTGCAGGGCAAGAGTCTCCACACCAATAGTAAAACGGGGAGTATCTACATCGTCAAGCCGAAGTTCCATGGACCCGAAGAGGTGGATATGACGATTCGGATGTTTGAGTGGATTGAATCGGCACTTGGGCTTCCGACGAATACGATTAAGATTGGAATTATGGATGAGGAACGGCGAACGACTGTCAATCTCAAAGAAGCGATCCGGGTGGCACAGGAGCGTCTCGTCTTTATTAACACCGGATTTCTGGATAGGACCGGCGATGAAATCCATACGAGTATGGAAGCGGGACCCATGATTCCCAAGATGGATATCCGCGACGAGCCGTGGATGCTCGCTTATGAGGATTGGAACGTCGATATTGGGATTGAAACGGCGTTGCTCGGCACTGCACAGATTGGGAAGGGGATGTGGACGAAACCCGATCAAATGGCAGAGATGGTTGAAACGAAGATGAATCATCCCTTGGCGGGTGCGACAACGGCGTGGGTGCCATCGCCGACAGCGGCGACGCTTCATGCGATGCACTATCACCGGGTTGACGTTGCGAACTGGATCAAGGAATTGTCGGCGCGGCAGCGTGCGAGTTTGGCGGACCTGCTCACACCGCCGCTCCTGAAAGACCGCGAGTTGCAATCTGATGAGATTCAGCGCGAGTTGGATAACAACGCCCAGGGTATCTTGGGATACGTTGTGCGGTGGGTGGATCAAGGTATCGGCTGTTCAAAGATTCCCGATATTAACAATGTCGGCTTGATGGAGGATCGGGCAACACTGCGGATTTCGAGTCAACACATTGCGAATTGGTTGCACCACGGGGTCGTTACGGAGGAACAGGTAACCGAAACGTTCCAGCGAATGGCGAAGATCGTTGACGAGCAGAACGCTGGGGATCCGGATTATCGGGATATGTCGCCGAACTACGATCAAAGTGTGGCGTTTCAAGCGGCTTTGGACCTGGTGTTCAAGGGGTGCGAGGTGGCAAACGGGTATACCGAATTTGTGTTGCATCCGCGTCGACGCGAAGTCAAAGCGGGCGGGTAA
- a CDS encoding amidohydrolase family protein, whose amino-acid sequence MEKFPIVDTHVHLWHPEQLRYPWLTEVPALNRPYLLKDYNDASGVLDIESIVFVQCDTHPDDGLKETAWVTDLATTVDPRIQGIVAWAPLEEGEQVAPFVEKLAENPFVKGIRRLIQSESVDFCVQPDFVNGVKTLSHYGLSFDICIFHPQLANAIRLVEQCPHVQFILDHIGKPDIKNQLFEPWKQEIQTLAAFPNVHCKISGLVTEADFEAWTPAHLQPYIEHIITCFGFNRVIYGSDWPVSTQATDYPRWVHTLREAVSGCSPEELNNLFRDNAIKFYRLDE is encoded by the coding sequence ATGGAGAAATTCCCGATCGTTGATACGCACGTTCACCTGTGGCACCCGGAACAGTTGAGATACCCATGGCTTACGGAAGTCCCAGCCCTAAACAGACCTTATCTCCTAAAAGATTACAACGACGCGTCCGGCGTATTGGATATCGAATCCATCGTCTTCGTTCAGTGCGATACGCATCCCGATGACGGCTTGAAAGAGACAGCGTGGGTTACCGATCTCGCAACAACAGTCGACCCTCGGATTCAGGGCATTGTTGCATGGGCACCACTCGAAGAGGGGGAACAGGTGGCACCCTTTGTTGAAAAATTGGCAGAGAACCCGTTCGTCAAAGGGATTCGTCGCCTCATCCAATCCGAGAGTGTCGATTTCTGTGTCCAACCCGACTTCGTAAACGGTGTTAAAACGCTTTCCCACTACGGACTCAGCTTCGATATCTGTATCTTCCACCCGCAACTCGCCAACGCCATTCGGCTTGTGGAACAGTGTCCGCACGTCCAATTCATCTTGGACCACATCGGTAAACCCGACATCAAGAACCAACTTTTTGAGCCGTGGAAACAGGAGATCCAGACGCTTGCGGCGTTCCCAAACGTCCATTGCAAAATATCAGGTTTGGTCACCGAGGCTGATTTTGAGGCGTGGACACCCGCCCACCTACAACCGTATATCGAACACATCATCACCTGCTTCGGTTTTAATCGCGTCATATACGGTAGCGATTGGCCCGTCTCCACCCAAGCGACCGATTACCCACGCTGGGTACACACGTTAAGAGAGGCTGTATCGGGCTGCTCACCTGAAGAATTAAACAACCTCTTCCGCGACAACGCCATCAAATTTTATAGACTTGACGAATAA
- a CDS encoding ThuA domain-containing protein, whose protein sequence is MAKKSRIVMVAGSGSSHGSGAHEHPAGCAFLADQLNNTLDSVEAVVSQGWPEDPAIFADTDAIIVYSGGGERHLSIPHLDQIGGLMAQGIGLAMLHFAVEVPKGKPGNCFLDWIGGYFEPGLSVNPYWVATFTEFPEHPITRGMTPFSLEDEWYYHMRFRENMQGVTPVLSTIAPASTLERPDGPHSGNPHVRASVAKGEPQHLGWCVERPDGGRGFGFTGGHYHQNWRNDQFRKFALNGIVWTAKMEVPEAGISTPTPTEAELDAYL, encoded by the coding sequence ATGGCAAAAAAATCTCGAATTGTTATGGTGGCAGGAAGTGGGAGTAGTCACGGCAGTGGCGCGCATGAGCATCCCGCTGGATGTGCCTTTCTCGCAGATCAGTTGAACAACACTCTGGACAGTGTGGAAGCAGTAGTCTCTCAAGGATGGCCCGAAGATCCAGCGATTTTCGCTGATACGGATGCCATTATTGTGTATTCAGGCGGTGGCGAAAGACATCTGAGTATTCCACATCTCGATCAGATCGGTGGGTTGATGGCACAGGGTATAGGGCTCGCAATGTTACACTTTGCGGTCGAGGTGCCAAAAGGTAAGCCGGGGAATTGTTTCTTAGACTGGATCGGGGGTTACTTTGAACCGGGGCTTTCGGTGAATCCGTATTGGGTAGCCACGTTTACTGAGTTTCCTGAACACCCGATAACACGTGGGATGACACCATTCTCATTGGAGGACGAGTGGTATTACCACATGCGGTTTCGTGAAAATATGCAGGGCGTAACACCCGTGTTGAGTACGATCGCGCCCGCATCCACCCTTGAGAGACCCGATGGTCCACATAGCGGAAATCCGCATGTCCGTGCCTCGGTCGCAAAGGGCGAACCCCAGCACTTGGGATGGTGCGTCGAACGCCCGGATGGCGGGCGTGGGTTCGGATTTACCGGTGGGCATTACCATCAGAATTGGAGAAATGATCAATTCCGAAAGTTCGCTCTCAATGGGATTGTCTGGACAGCAAAGATGGAAGTCCCTGAAGCGGGTATCTCTACGCCGACACCGACCGAAGCGGAATTGGATGCGTATCTGTAG